One genomic segment of Sebastes fasciatus isolate fSebFas1 chromosome 17, fSebFas1.pri, whole genome shotgun sequence includes these proteins:
- the LOC141753922 gene encoding trypsin-like: MKALIFLALLGAAFAAAEDDKVVGGYECPRHSVAYQVSLNAGYHFCGGSLISSQWVVSAAHCYKSRIQVRLGEHNIAVNEGTEQWIDAAKMIRHPQYNSYNLDNDIMLIKLSRPATLNSNVQTVALPSRCPEADENCLVSGWGNTSANGDNYPDRLQCLRQPIIDDRICRNAYPHIFTQNMVCSGFMHGGASSCQGDSGGPLVCNGQLQGVVSWGYDCAMKGHPSVYARVCRYNSWIGTTMRNN, translated from the exons ATGAAGGCCCTGATATTCCTGGCTTTGCTTGGAGCAGCGT TTGCTGCAGCTGAGGATGATAAGGTTGTCGGAGGGTACGAGTGTCCCAGACACTCTGTTGCCTACCAGGTGTCTCTGAACGCCGGGTACCACTTCTGTGGTGGATCCCTCATCTCCAGCCAGTGGGTGGTGTCTGCTGCTCACTGCTACAAGTC TCGTATCCAGGTCCGTCTTGGCGAGCACAACATCGCTGTGAATGAGGGCACGGAGCAGTGGATCGATGCGGCAAAGATGATCAGGCACCCGCAGTACAACAGCTACAACCTGGACAACGACATCATGCTGATCAAACTGAGCCGCCCCGCCACCCTCAACAGCAACGTCCAGACCGTGGCCCTGCCCTCTCGCTGCCCTGAGGCCGACGAGAACTGCCTGGTGTCCGGGTGGGGCAACACCTCCGCCAACGGAG ACAACTACCCTGACAGGCTGCAGTGTCTGAGGCAGCCCATCATCGATGACAGGATCTGCAGGAACGCCTACCCCCACATCTTCACCCAGAACATGGTTTGCTCCGGATTCATGCATGGAGGCGCCAGCAGCTGCCAA GGAGACTCTGGCGGTCCTCTGGTGTGTAACGGTCAGCTGCAGGGCGTCGTGTCCTGGGGTTACGACTGCGCCATGAAGGGACACCCCAGCGTCTACGCCCGTGTGTGTCGCTACAACAGCTGGATCGGCACCACTATGCGCAACAACTaa
- the LOC141753923 gene encoding small ribosomal subunit protein eS19 yields MPSVTVKDVNQQEFVRALSAFLKKSGKLKVPEWVDTVKLARHKELAPCDDNWFYTRAASTARHLYLRGGVGVGSMIKIYGGRQRNGVCPAHFSVGSRNVARKVLQALEGLKMVEKDPNGGRRLTSQGQRDLDRIAGQVASANKKQRSLQSAI; encoded by the exons ATGCCCAGTGTCACGGTGAAGGATGTCAACCAGCAGGAGTTTGTGAGGGCTCTGTCAGCTTTCCTCAAAAA GTCTGGCAAACTGAAAGTCCCAGAATGGGTTGACACTGTGAAGCTCGCCAGGCACAAGGAGCTGGCTCCCTGCGATGACAACTGGTTTTacaccagagcag CATCCACCGCTCGTCACCTGTACCTGCGAGGAGGGGTCGGCGTGGGCTCCATGATCAAGATCTACGGAGGGCGTCAGAGGAACGGCGTGTGCCCCGCCCACTTCAGCGTGGGCTCCAGGAATGTGGCGAGGAAGGTCCTCCAGGCTCTGGAGGGCCTCAAGATGGTGGAGAAGGACCCAAAtgg TGGACGGAGACTTACCTCTCAGGGCCAGAGAGATCTGGATAGGATCGCTGGTCAG GTTGCCTCAGCAAACAAGAAACAGCGAAGTTTACAAAGCGCCATCTGA